The following are encoded together in the Armatimonadota bacterium genome:
- a CDS encoding class I SAM-dependent methyltransferase, protein MRYEELLRMYEAEDHYWWFVGRRRLIRALVDRYAPGARRILDVGCGTGGTLDALAGLGDLAGADLSEDALGFCRSRGHKDLARCLAEALPFRDGAADVVLGCDLLEHMENDAAGLAEMVRVARPGGVIIITVPAYQWLWSEHDEAISHLRRYSASDIRRIVEANGAHLVKLTYAVSLVFPIVVVFRILSRLRLRPMGKPHTQLMSLPPWANRILIWLHDLETWWVTRAGFPCGTTVVVVLRAPDESEAEQSVQANTAAETGAAS, encoded by the coding sequence ATGCGGTACGAAGAACTGCTGCGCATGTACGAAGCAGAGGACCACTACTGGTGGTTCGTGGGCAGACGAAGGCTCATCCGGGCGCTTGTTGATAGGTACGCTCCGGGTGCCCGGCGCATTCTCGATGTGGGGTGCGGCACCGGTGGGACCCTGGACGCACTTGCCGGCCTTGGGGACCTGGCGGGAGCCGACCTCTCCGAGGACGCCCTGGGCTTCTGCCGGTCTCGCGGGCACAAAGACCTCGCCCGATGCCTTGCTGAAGCCCTGCCCTTCCGGGACGGCGCCGCGGACGTTGTCCTCGGCTGCGACCTCTTGGAGCACATGGAGAATGACGCCGCCGGTCTCGCGGAGATGGTGCGTGTGGCTCGCCCTGGCGGCGTCATCATCATCACCGTACCCGCCTACCAGTGGCTTTGGAGCGAACATGACGAGGCGATCTCTCACCTCCGTCGGTACTCGGCGTCGGACATTCGCAGAATCGTGGAGGCCAACGGCGCACATCTGGTGAAACTTACCTATGCGGTGAGCCTTGTGTTCCCGATTGTCGTAGTATTCCGTATTCTGTCGCGGTTGCGTCTGCGGCCCATGGGCAAGCCACACACGCAACTGATGTCCCTGCCGCCCTGGGCGAACCGAATCCTCATCTGGCTGCATGACCTGGAGACCTGGTGGGTAACTCGGGCAGGTTTCCCGTGCGGCACAACGGTGGTGGTGGTCCTGCGGGCGCCTGATGAGTCGGAAGCGGAACAGTCCGTGCAGGCCAACACGGCAGCGGAGACGGGCGCGGCCAGCTAA
- the lexA gene encoding transcriptional repressor LexA translates to MVEKPLSKRRRDILEFISSTIKDRGYPPTVREIGDAVGLKSSSTVHFHLNVLQKMGLIERDGSLTRAIRPRDADTEPSTRPSRGVRYVPLVGKVAAGQPIFAAENIEDSLTLPAELFPDGELFMLEVKGSSMVDAGILDGDLLVVQRQETAQNGDIVVALVEDEATVKRFFRHNGDIELRPENSQMESIFVKQVAILGRVRGVVRSF, encoded by the coding sequence ATGGTCGAGAAGCCTCTGTCCAAACGCCGGCGAGACATTCTCGAGTTCATCAGTTCCACCATCAAGGACCGCGGTTACCCGCCGACGGTGCGCGAGATCGGCGACGCAGTAGGGCTCAAGAGCAGCAGCACAGTGCATTTCCACCTGAACGTGCTGCAGAAAATGGGGCTTATCGAGCGCGATGGCTCTCTGACCCGCGCAATCCGGCCCCGCGACGCGGATACAGAGCCATCTACCCGCCCATCCAGGGGCGTCCGGTACGTTCCGCTGGTTGGCAAGGTGGCTGCCGGGCAGCCGATCTTTGCGGCCGAGAACATCGAGGACAGTCTTACGCTTCCTGCCGAGCTGTTCCCGGATGGGGAGCTGTTCATGCTCGAGGTCAAGGGCAGCAGCATGGTCGATGCGGGCATCCTGGACGGCGACCTTCTCGTGGTGCAGCGCCAGGAGACCGCTCAGAACGGCGACATCGTGGTCGCGCTCGTGGAGGACGAGGCCACGGTCAAGCGGTTCTTCCGGCACAATGGTGATATTGAGCTGCGACCCGAGAACAGCCAGATGGAGTCGATCTTCGTCAAACAGGTGGCTATCCTGGGCAGGGTCCGGGGCGTGGTTCGCTCTTTCTGA
- a CDS encoding PP2C family protein-serine/threonine phosphatase — translation MRLRPGHTTTTPDAGSATDESDVAVALMRTAFIIAFALTPSFRQSPVGLPTVTQLVVALLPPIASIFSIGLFASYLWDFALPLRRPIALTIDMLLVAAAIASFPPSVPQREWIAAVYYLIIMVAAIWFRRTGALVVALLSSILDGVFRLDLLQTAGPGAGPPFLWLVLTEGQTVPMLMVAVAASYIVMARDREFMRAGQLEHDMAMARRLQDRMLPDCIPQVQGLDIGVQFQPARTVGGDLYDLLPLDGNRLLVCVGDMPGKSVYGLVHLSLVHSHMRAAVTRGLSPADIATEVNRDAYDALQPTSYAALFIGMLDCTTHELTFVNCGHLPPLLMHLGVPGRYQELSTGGIVIGATRTPRYTQQVVTIHPGDVLICYTDGITEARNRAREEFGIEGIVRVVDANPHENAHGLAQRIIDATRRFSSDTGRDDRTVLVIRVLEVENG, via the coding sequence TTGAGATTGCGCCCCGGTCATACCACGACGACCCCCGATGCGGGATCCGCGACGGACGAGTCCGACGTGGCGGTTGCCCTGATGCGCACTGCATTCATCATCGCCTTCGCTCTTACCCCCAGTTTCCGGCAGTCACCCGTCGGGCTACCGACTGTGACACAGTTGGTGGTCGCGTTGCTGCCGCCCATCGCCTCCATTTTCAGCATCGGACTGTTCGCGTCATACCTGTGGGATTTCGCGCTCCCACTCAGGCGCCCGATAGCTCTGACCATCGACATGCTGCTGGTCGCCGCTGCCATTGCCAGCTTCCCGCCGTCGGTTCCGCAGCGCGAATGGATCGCCGCCGTGTATTATCTGATCATCATGGTCGCCGCCATCTGGTTCCGCCGCACTGGCGCACTGGTTGTTGCGCTGTTGTCGAGTATCCTCGATGGTGTCTTCCGTCTCGACCTGCTGCAGACAGCCGGCCCCGGCGCGGGTCCGCCTTTCCTGTGGCTGGTGCTCACCGAGGGCCAGACTGTGCCGATGCTGATGGTCGCCGTCGCAGCGTCGTACATCGTCATGGCGCGTGACCGCGAGTTCATGCGGGCCGGGCAGCTGGAGCACGACATGGCCATGGCCCGACGCTTGCAGGACCGAATGCTTCCCGACTGCATCCCACAGGTGCAAGGACTGGATATCGGCGTGCAGTTCCAACCGGCCCGAACGGTGGGGGGAGACCTGTACGACCTGCTGCCCCTTGACGGCAACCGGCTTCTTGTCTGTGTCGGCGACATGCCCGGCAAGAGCGTCTACGGTCTGGTCCACCTGTCTCTGGTTCACTCACATATGCGCGCGGCCGTGACACGGGGCCTGTCGCCCGCCGACATCGCCACCGAGGTGAACCGGGACGCGTACGATGCGCTGCAGCCGACATCATACGCCGCGCTGTTCATCGGGATGCTGGACTGCACGACTCACGAGCTAACATTCGTCAACTGCGGCCATCTTCCTCCCCTGCTGATGCACCTGGGCGTTCCCGGCCGCTATCAGGAGCTTTCCACGGGTGGAATCGTAATCGGCGCCACACGGACACCGAGGTACACGCAGCAGGTGGTCACCATTCACCCGGGGGATGTGCTGATCTGCTACACTGATGGGATTACGGAGGCCCGCAACCGGGCCCGAGAGGAGTTCGGGATTGAGGGGATCGTGCGGGTCGTTGACGCCAACCCGCACGAGAACGCACACGGCCTTGCACAACGCATCATCGACGCGACCCGGCGCTTCAGTTCCGACACCGGGCGCGACGACCGCACCGTGCTCGTTATCCGCGTCCTTGAGGTGGAGAACGGCTAA